Part of the Pomacea canaliculata isolate SZHN2017 linkage group LG11, ASM307304v1, whole genome shotgun sequence genome is shown below.
tggacatcttcaacggacttctaaaccGTCACCCTGCAGTGCATGCGGATGATGTATTGTAATACGGTGAGTGAGACTCACCTGTGCACCAGGGCAGCtgatttatcttattttaatttatctatttttggtttgttggattgttcgcgcctgatctatatttgttcatgtgagagtgtggaatgtttgatttctgattctatcagtattatttttgtggctaataaattagttttgtttgttacgtgaattttgtctttgtcatttctgtgtatggtctgcgctcagttgaagttcgactggcttcgtcgCGGTCACGCGACAGTATTCACACCAGTGTGGACTGGTTATTATTTGACTGTCTTGACTGTGTAGAACCACAATGATGTCCATCTACGGCCTTCTGGTGTCCCATCGACTGTCAGCCTCTTTTATCTATTTGCCAGAGAGAAAGTCATCAGGTGGAGTCATCTCTATCCTTTCAACTTCACTatcttgtttattcttttcaacGACGGAGGATTTTATCAGACACAAAACTATTTCCAAGTTTTGTTTAATGTACACTATGCATGTTATCCGTGTCCGTGTCTGTGTTCTTATTATTGTGTCTgcgcattattattatcatcatcgtcgtcgtcgtcctcgtcgtcgtcgtcgtcatcatcatcatcatcgtcgtcatcatcattcttATTACTCTCGACTGCGAGTGGTTACATGTTCCTCCAACaacatttttcatctctttAAAAGCTTAGCTAGTTAACTTAGGAATAAATGGAACGCAGACAGAATTTTCCTTCCAAAATTACGAGCAGGCAGTACAGACTTGACACAAATCCTTGTAATTAgctttaagtattttaattacataaaaaacATGAAGAGAAAATCTGAGATATACAGTCAACACACCATCGGCATGTTAAAGTGACATGAAAGTTAACTATCACAGTCAAAGTTGTGTCAGTCATCCAGGGAACAGTGGCAGAGAGAACAACAGTCACAACAACAAGCGGAAGCAGGATGTCAGGATGAAACCACAATCAACATACACAACAAAAGCAGGTAATCAGCAACATCAAACACATCCTGAAGAACATCGTGtacagaaaagtaaaacaaagtgACAAGGGAAAAGCGCTTGaagctataaaataaaattgtgacatttttatgagataaaataatacacaatacataaaaataagttCGTGATATGATAAATGCACAAGACCACACAGGTGGCGGTTGTGGGGTGGAGTCTTTATGTTCCGGAAGCTGGTTGTCAAGGGGAGACAACCACAATTTTCCACGGATCGTTGCCACGTTCTCGATGTCATCATTCTTCATCACCTTCATGGGAATGTTCTGTCAATCCATCGAATATTCCCCAGCTGTCAGTCACAGCAGCCCAGTGTACCATCAATGTGTCTCTCCACTGCACACAAGGCGATGTCGTGCTGTTGCTGATGAGCGTCACTGTCGTCAGCGTTGCCAGACGATTATCTGCTTTCTCTTCCCCACGTGTTAAGCACATTAGATAGGGTTCAGAATGTGAAGCATCTTTTATACCAAGAAATTTTCGTATTTCTTTGATCGACTTGTTTGTAACCTGTAGTAAATATTGGGACAAGGAAGGGGACAGAAAGACATCAGTTTCCAGACAGTTTGAGGGTAGCGACCATCTACCCATCTTCAGATCGCTGGTATGTCAAAGACCACAAAACAATACAAGTGCTGACAGAAAATTCAAATTCATGTTGGACATCTACAACTACACACCCACTGATGACATTGTTCACTGTCCTACAGGAGAGGAAGCAGTAAAGCTGGCATCTGATGAAATCCTCTCAGATTGGCTAAGCGAGTCTGACTGTTTAAACATTGACTGAAGGACTAGAATGTCTTGTCCAGAAACCTTGTCTGGTCATCGGAAAGTGGTTTgggtagacaggaggcaggaagtagccACTAGAGTCAAGATGAGGGAAAGCGGCCTCAACCCATTGAATTCAGTCTGTCTCCACAGTCTGTGTTAGTAACATCCAAAAACAGCATTAATAAGgcagtaaattattttttaaattaaaagatttttagtaATAAAACCACATAATCTGCCATCTAATGCTATCACAGTTTATGTATTAGACATCGACGCTGGTACAGTATACTAAagaattttcactttttatcagACTGAAAAGTTTTAACAGACAAATTCAGTAACACAACTGTAGCTCGCCCATGACAAACATgacgaaacagaaaaaagtataaatataaaaccgGCATAATGTCTGTCTCTGACACAATCCGTCTCTTCACTCTAATCTTAAATAAACCTTAAAACTCAATCCTTAGTCGTGTAACCTAACAAGGCTGGCCAAATTGTAACCcaaaccaagaaagaaaacacaatctACCTCTAGTTGTAGCCTTATCAAAGGTAGTCTAATAAGGGGACACAACTCCACTCATCACTCCCCAATGTCTGCTCAGCTTTGCTTCCCTTTGTCCAATGAAGTCATGGACGATACTTTCGTTCAAGCTTTTATTAAACCATTTGAGAGGGATGTCTGAATTATCCAAAGCAAACATAGTTTGTGATGTTATGAATCTGTGTCACGATCATCTACTATCACACTATGCTGCGTTTCTATCGTTCGCTTTTCCCAGATATAAACATCTTCCATCGCGGCACAGTTCAAGGTCTAAGGTCATCGATTGAATTATGGTGAATGGAGATTATCATGGGAATACATTCGgggttacatttaaaaaaaaaaaaaggaaacctgTCACACTACCTGTAGGTATCCTTTCGCGTGTAGTGTCACGTGGTACGTGTCGGTAGTTCCCAAGGCCtgcactacacagcactacacactacacagcactacacAGCAGGCATGTAGGTGTGTCGCCACTGCATCGATCACACAACTGGCTTCGGCGCCATTTTGATACAAGGAGCAGACATGAAGAATGGAATAGTTTGCGATGACAGCGATGATTTTCTCAGGTGACACAGTCTTGCTGTTGTGACATTAACGACACTGACAAATGTCTGTGACAGAAGGCGCGGCGTCTGTGCGTGTCGTCTACGTGGCAGTCGCTGTGTCAGGATGTACTTGCTGCCCTGACAACCATTCCACACCTGACTGCTGCCCGGGTGCAAATGGGCTTCCGTAGAATAATTAAGTGCGCATATATAAGCCCCGGGCTGCCacaatcattatttatttattactgttttcttaaaaagcaGCTGCCGAGGTATATTTTACTATACATGATTTGCTTTTTAATTAGTGATCACGAAGTTTTTGCTGACCTGACAGGTGAGTCGTTAATTGCGAGCCTGCGTCTGCGTTGTGTCCGTTTGGCAGAAAGTTAATGTCGCTATAAGGTGCAAGGAAACTGAGAGACATGTCTATTCCCAGTATACACTGAAGCCCTTGTATtctggaatttatttttctttcattcttctcctcctccaccctaCCCCGCCTCAAAAAAGCTAGTACCAAACTGGATTAACGATTTATTGCGTTTGAGAGCAACTGGCAACTATCCGATTTGATGTGTTTCATCCCTTATCCCTCTGCGATCGCCTTTCCCTCCCCACAGTTAGCAAGATTTTGTCGTTGACGCCTCCCACCCGCCCAATGACTTGTGTCTCATGCCCTCTGGGGTCAGGTACAGAGCTTCTGTATGTACACAGGCCTGTATGTTGCAAACACAAACTTTCACAATTTATACTTTATGCAcgtctttaaagaaaatttattgaaagaaGTAAAGGAAATTGGATCTCGAAGAACCACCATTTTCTCTGATTATTGACTTctttaagaacatttattttccataaacacattacattacatatatatataaaacagagctagtggtcacattATTTGTGTATAGACCTAGTAATTGTGTCTATATAATACAGCCAGCGGTCACATATACCCTGCGGGGGTGGAGTGCATGCTCGGGAATACCTACATAcaaaagatgtcatacacagGAGTGTGAAGGTCgccatgttttatcaccaggtagcctacaggtgtgtctcactgacctccacaactctcttccttctgatcgttgTAAGGCAGCCTGGGtaagttgtttgttatttgtttggttatcgcTTAGTTATTTTACTATTAGTTAAAGGTTGACTACCGGTCTtttcacatcgttgttgtcagcttttctttgtaGATGAAAGACACTGCTCGTTAGCGATGACCTTCTGTTGCCTGCTTCCTGAGTGAGCGGAGTTATCTTCATCGGTAGCATCGcctctttctttagttttagtACTCGGTCTGTCATCTTACTTCTTGTGATGTGAACTGtcgaaaacaaacacgtgactttgtttgctggatgaggtctactttgcttttacattttattggctgCCATCTCTCACTGTCGCCCCTCTATTCCTTGGAATTCTGTAGTTTTCTGGGGTATGCTCAGCGTACGTTCGCTAGTGATGGTTTAGAGATcgttaaaatcttttttttttgacacttttttgttagaaaaaagaagaaaacatacaaCACGAAAACAACCAGCACACAGCGCAGTTCACCGCTCTAGCCACGTGACCCAATACACAGGACAGCTGCAGTCAAACACACAAGTGACATGTCTAGTCCCAAGTTACACATGTGTTCACTCCATCAAAACACATCGCGAAAAGGTTTTCTGTAGTCAAACAGATCATAGACGCACAGAGGTTGTCACGCGCTTTATCGTCGCCCTCATCATCGCTTtcctgacagacgacagtcgctgtcctccttcatcctccatccgcatgacgtcactgagggctaacatgacgtcagcaatgACTGATTGTGAGACttcgtgtcatgacatgtcacggtcagggtatagtgtgtgttgtgacaagatgttggcaaactgtaacagtgtcatgtgatcgtggtgtaggtattgtatcctgtcattggtatttattgtttatttgctgtgtggtgtatgtttatattgtcagcctggTGTTTGACTGTTGTAACAGTGCGCACGTGGTGCCTGTGGATGACGTCACTGTTACAACTAGTTTAACCACTTAAGTTTGTGCctgttttaaacaaacaacaacaatctttaTTGAAACACTCATTGTGAAACGTGTGGCGACATTTATAAAGGATgtgaaacaacatttgtacatcgtgtgaatgtgtttgtgtcaaacagttaaacttgtaacacgtgttgtataagtgagccgctagtgtttgttgtgtttacatcaatgaATCTCTTTACTCAGTGAAGTGGGTTTTGATGGACCACTCGTGTATGTAGTTAGctcagagttctgtcccctttgtttaccactggcagtaaacaatatcagactaaacactttagtgcacggcactgacattacagtctgGTGAGGCCCTTTGACATCACGTGTACAACATATAGACACATtaacacagatatcacactggtagactgacacattgacacatacatcacacttgtagactgacacattgacacagatatcatACTGGTAGACTGACATACCTACGGATATGTTGACACACTACCACGCACACGCCTTGATGAAGcttgttgttgtgtaaacagagacacggacctCGCGATGTAAAAAActgtaatgacgtcatgtcTATGACATCATATGGTCATGACGcggtgatagactgagagtagaagaggacaaacactaaaagacaattgttgaTGGAAGggactgacacacgactacatcaggtgacaggtgtgtcagtgtcagtcaccttctagcgGCTAGTCTTCAGGGGCACACAAtgacaagttgtgacgtacagcgggacatgaggtgaAGTCGGGGAGAGCTAGGGTTGTACCGTTCTAACAACTTATATCTAAACAAATCGTCACCAGGGTCGTCcacacacacgacgacttttctctctaGACCAAAAACAAGACGTCCatccgccacccacaccacgtcactgcgggccgtggccacgtcctcgatgtcttCATCCGTCATCATCcccactgggatacccgcttctagCAGTCCAGTGACCATACACGAGTGATCACTAACGTCatcccagtacaacaccagcacgtctctccactgtagacagggtggtgtgccgctggtagaggtcaatgttgtagatgttgttgtgctgctctctgtcaacatggatataaacgatagtatcgtgacgtcatcacgtaaactgagtgacacacgtcactaacacactgtcttatttacaagactgtttctcaccgttcgttatttatcacacaggtaaGAGTTTAACTGTagacaacgttacactacacaatacacacacctacctgtaacaccaacaggAAGACTGAGTAGGAAGCAGGCCACATCAAGACCGCAtgtcacacagtcacctggaaatcgacctgagtgaccctgacctcggtgatacagtcgtgtgactggcgggccgtctgtgtggtcggcaacacctcgctcactgtacggttTTACATGACGGTGTCTGGTGATCTtctcgtcctgctcgacttccctgacgacggccggaggagagcggaggggtctggttaaatattccacttgccagccggtgggtgcgtctccatggtaacaacttgccgcccatagatggagacgaggaacttgtgtcagcagcttgtcacacaaagtctgaAAGTTCTTCATTGTGTTGCCAACACTGTAAcacaattcaattcaattcaattcaatttaactttattatctcactaggagaaattaaaagacgtggtaaaacaactggctgataataaaacttagaataaaaacttaataacaacttaattccactcaaactatacagtccatgtaaatacccgactaaataagaaacaacactaaaactatattcccaaaaccacacacccacaccctcacactcacaaatccttccaacacttattcagtaagacaacagactggtgtataaaactattccgagaacgggcagtggaagctctgggtacaataaaacgtctcttggacggaagaaggttataatattgagctaaaacatgtgttctatctttcacaatcactctcgctttccgtactactcgcctctcatacaactcactcagacactcctgcctctccccaatcaccttcccactcaccctcacaactctatctaacacagGATGTAGCTACAagcgttacactgtgtactgttAGTAAAGTGTGATTTCGTTTGTGTAAcgtgtaatattgttaccaatgatgtcatctaGTAAttgatgtcacaataatgacacgtgttacaacacaatctgtgtaacagccgatgcattaaaacaaacacaacacaacacctccatcaggtgtcacaactgttgaggaaacatcacctgttaagcacaaaatagttttaatccagtgaatgcagacagcatctacctgtgtgtctatcatcacatcacacgttGTACAACTCACCTCAACTCACTCattacttcatcagcgatgacgtacaacgaccctccgatcgccgcctgtgacaagtcgttgatgGCCTCCTCCACGTGTTTATCGTCATTAAGGTTGtacagcaggaggtgaggctgaccgggtgacacacctgctgactgttgtgtctttactgtctgcagcaacaggtgatacaacatgctgcacgctgcacgactcccccaccacgtactgacaacgtagacgtggtgaccacaccgcagccactgtatggccatcagcagcagcaccacagttttacctgtaccgggcggtccggtgacaaagagtgtgggaggcgccgtgtgtagcaggtgaacttgctccgggaagagtgtgatgacagcagtatagcactctcctgtccaccacacggcctgacccagggtcttgacactcacacgtggaggacatgtgcatggcacactcactgttgtcgccggaccgcagaacctgcaacaaacaaatgttggatacttgAGCTCATCTTACTGTTAAAATAAACGTCACATCAGCTGATGTGACCAACCCTGTATATTGAGTGATGtacattatttactacaagtGGTTTGTTACATTCAGTTataatgtttttttgtcttgacGTACTAACGTCCTTCTCtgataagaaacaaaaccaaaaagtgaAAGTAGTGACTACATTCTGTCTAACACCAATCTAACAATCTAACACCAACCCGGCAACCGTGAAAAAGTAGCTTTTGataactttgtgaaaatagtttagctgagtgaataaacaaactaacctgacattactgttacaaactgtacagaatcttcataaaatatttacagtaaaacctcgatttcACGTTTCTCAAGTGATCGCCATAATAAACGTTACATggaggaaacactttatttacttcagatgACACCCAGACATGGAGACAGTATGACAGACCccgcatgtcacaatcctgtgTAAACATATCACGATGTCAaagtccaacaggtgagcagcaaaGTTGTGACCGTGTGTAGACAAGACTTGATGTCCCCGTGGGGAGGAACTCATccaaggtggcctgtcctgtgagttgtgctgatGTTTAAATCACGTGTTCCGCACGTGGCACGTTTCCCAACATTCCGCTGCCCCCAGGGACCTGAAGGCCAACTTCCCTCACGTGACCAGCGCTGTGAGGGCTTTAGACACTTGGTGGTGGACCTGTTGATTCtcaatagtcgtcgtcgtcacttccGGCGCAGACATGAACTCCATCACTGTGTGTCAAAACCGCAGATTCCTCACATATTTCGTCAAGAGTAAATACACCGAAAGTTTCCAACATCTCCTCTCAAGTTACGAAACTGTCCAAGTTGACATCAGATGCACCAGAGGTTACTCTGTCCCAATCATCTCGTAGAACTTCATCATTCAGACTCACATCGTCAGTATCATCACCGTCATGCACGACGTCcgacacacctgactgaacaTTAAAACCAACCTCGGCGATACAGTCCTCATAGTTGATGAGTTAACTGCTGTTCATGATGCAGCCACAAAGTTCATGACCCTTAAGAGGTCAATGTTCATATCGAAACGTACGCCGAGGTCAAGTAGGGTCACAAGTTTGTATACGATCTTTGCATGatagaaatatttgaaattctGGTTGACCTCGTAATTCGTTCTTTACTTCTTTTACCCTCATAAAATTTTATTCCTCGCACTTTTAGTTTTGTCaagcaacaaagtaaaaactaaGCGAGTGTCGTCGACATTGTAGATATTTCTGTGTAGCCTTGTAAATACTGCGGCAGGTCTCAGTCTCCCAGTGACTGACGATGTCGTGAGGAGGTGAAAGTATAAATACGATAcccacacagtcacacacactgagtACCACTTCTGTCCCTCCCTGCACACGCGGGTAGAAGCCAAATTGCCGCAGACATCAAACAAGTCAAAGACAGACGACAGTGAGCCGCGGGTCATGCtacagagtagcgccccctgaTTGTGTACATCGTTTGgaagattttgtttgtaaatttactTTTCAATAACAATGTTTGTCATCAGCAGCAGTTCGTATATTCGTTATATGTGTGTGACACACAATAAAGGTCAgaatgacattttaatgtgaCGTGTAGCACGTGCCGTCTTGTAACATCCGTCAATGTTCGTGTAGTCGGACCACCCGGTGATTAGGACCAACATAATGAAGTCCCAATAATGTCCCATTCACCGGAATCGACTGTATGTGCTGgagtttgtttgttagtgttttatgtGGTGCCACCAAATAAGACTGCATTAAGACAGTTTGCTGTGAAAGGGCTAGCAACATTCGTGATGCTGTGTGTCACCCTGAACATCAATCTCAGTAAGACCGTCTATAGGGCCACCTTTCATTGTGATCAAAACAGAGGAAGTGATAAACACAATTGTCACGAAAGAAAGTAAGTCAAGGATTTACATCAAAAGGATAAAGAGGATGGAGAGACGATAGTAAcatgagaagaaagag
Proteins encoded:
- the LOC112574831 gene encoding uncharacterized protein LOC112574831; the encoded protein is MLYHLLLQTVKTQQSAGVSPGQPHLLLYNLNDDKHVEEAINDLSQAAIGGSLYVIADEVMSELSVGNTMKNFQTLCDKLLTQVPRLHLWAASCYHGDAPTGWQVEYLTRPLRSPPAVVREVEQDEKITRHRHVKPYSERGVADHTDGPPVTRLYHRGQGHSGRFPGDCVTCGLDVACFLLSLPVGVTESSTTTSTTLTSTSGTPPCLQWRDVLVLYWDDVSDHSCMVTGLLEAGIPVGMMTDEDIEDVATARSDVVWVADGRLVFGLERKVVVCVDDPGDDLFRYKLLERYNPSSPRLHLMSRCTSQLVIVCP